From the Halorhabdus utahensis DSM 12940 genome, one window contains:
- the cas7b gene encoding type I-B CRISPR-associated protein Cas7/Csh2 gives MSEPTQTVENRSEIVFLYDAVDANPNGNPLSGSNRPRIDPQTQQAIVTDVRLKRYLRDQLDDDGHGVYIRNVQEEGTQYTRAELLEDRLKAVDPDDYDLDDDEAAAQFRDDVFGEYLEESADVRYFGATMSVDTDNAYAKHLPDHFTGPVQFSPGKSIHAVNENEEYDSLTSVIATQEGKEQGGFDLDDHRIQYGLIRFHGLVDEHGAADTNLTRADVERLDTLCWRAIKNQTISRSKVGQEPRLYCRVEYGEESYHLGGLDKDLTLDDEASKDHDELRNIRDLTLEIDDFVDRISNASDQIERIRVVASDVLELSHGTDSGGPDLLYDALRTAIGPDRVDVVDVYDEYPETLPQSTGE, from the coding sequence ATGAGCGAACCCACACAGACCGTCGAGAACCGTTCCGAGATCGTGTTCCTGTACGATGCCGTCGACGCGAACCCGAACGGCAATCCGCTGAGCGGATCGAACAGGCCGCGGATCGATCCCCAGACCCAGCAGGCGATCGTCACGGACGTTCGGCTGAAGCGGTACCTCCGCGACCAGCTGGACGACGACGGCCACGGCGTCTACATCCGGAACGTTCAGGAAGAGGGCACGCAGTACACACGCGCCGAACTCCTCGAAGACAGGCTGAAGGCCGTCGATCCCGACGATTACGACCTCGATGACGACGAGGCAGCGGCGCAGTTCCGGGACGACGTCTTCGGGGAATACCTCGAAGAGAGTGCCGACGTACGCTACTTCGGCGCGACGATGTCTGTCGATACTGACAATGCGTACGCGAAACATCTCCCGGACCACTTCACTGGCCCAGTTCAGTTCTCGCCAGGCAAGTCGATCCACGCTGTCAACGAAAACGAGGAATATGACAGTCTCACCAGCGTGATCGCCACCCAGGAGGGGAAAGAACAGGGTGGGTTCGACCTCGACGACCACCGCATCCAGTACGGGCTCATTCGGTTCCACGGACTCGTCGACGAACACGGGGCCGCCGACACGAATCTCACGCGAGCGGACGTAGAGCGTCTCGATACACTCTGTTGGCGGGCGATCAAGAACCAGACCATCAGTCGGAGCAAAGTCGGCCAGGAGCCACGTCTCTACTGTCGCGTCGAATACGGCGAGGAAAGCTACCATCTCGGCGGCCTGGACAAGGATCTCACCCTTGACGACGAGGCCTCGAAGGACCACGACGAACTCCGAAACATCCGCGATCTTACGCTGGAGATCGATGATTTCGTGGATCGGATCTCGAACGCCAGCGACCAGATCGAACGCATCCGGGTGGTCGCGAGCGACGTCCTGGAACTCTCTCACGGGACCGACAGCGGTGGGCCGGACCTCCTGTACGACGCGCTTCGAACGGCAATCGGACCGGACCGAGTCGATGTCGTCGATGTCTACGACGAGTATCCTGAAACGCTGCCACAGAGCACCGGCGAGTGA
- the cas5b gene encoding type I-B CRISPR-associated protein Cas5b — MDQESSNGRTGTDGSDLDRCLSFEIRGPWGHFRRVEGNVVKQTYRIVPRTTVAGLIAAVLGIDRDGYYDLFGPEVSAIAIQPVEELRTVNMPMNTLSTAAGDLTSLNPRGKISIKLPNPTKLRQQHNYEVLVDPAYRIDVALADDERYEQLRETLAAGKSHYVPSLGLSEYLAEIDYLGEFDVKPGPASGTIAVDSAVPDAMDDVVLDPETRCQIEQSPAFMASDGSGRTTTEYTTYTYNPDAEPLQVRDVPTSRVDDRTVVFV, encoded by the coding sequence ATGGACCAGGAATCGTCGAATGGGAGGACTGGGACGGACGGCAGCGATCTGGATCGTTGTCTGTCCTTCGAGATCCGGGGTCCGTGGGGACACTTCCGGCGCGTCGAGGGGAACGTTGTCAAACAGACCTACCGGATCGTTCCACGAACGACCGTCGCCGGGTTGATCGCGGCGGTGCTGGGCATCGACCGGGACGGGTATTACGATCTGTTCGGGCCGGAAGTATCCGCGATTGCCATCCAGCCCGTCGAGGAACTGCGGACGGTCAACATGCCGATGAATACCCTCTCGACGGCAGCGGGAGACCTCACTTCGCTCAATCCACGCGGGAAGATCAGCATCAAACTCCCCAACCCCACGAAGCTCCGCCAACAACACAACTACGAGGTCCTCGTCGACCCTGCCTACAGGATCGACGTTGCGCTCGCTGACGACGAGCGGTACGAACAGCTTCGAGAAACGCTGGCTGCCGGGAAATCTCATTACGTCCCGAGTCTCGGTCTCTCCGAGTACCTCGCCGAGATCGACTACCTCGGGGAGTTCGACGTCAAACCTGGCCCGGCTTCTGGGACCATCGCCGTCGACTCGGCGGTGCCCGACGCGATGGACGATGTCGTCCTCGATCCCGAAACGCGCTGCCAGATCGAACAGTCGCCGGCGTTCATGGCGTCCGACGGTAGCGGACGGACGACCACGGAGTACACCACGTATACATACAATCCCGACGCAGAGCCGTTGCAGGTCAGGGACGTACCAACCTCGCGCGTCGACGACCGGACCGTGGTGTTCGTCTGA
- a CDS encoding CRISPR-associated endonuclease Cas3'', with protein MAERYSHPPEGGREGVALEVHLADVADRVAHVVPDDATTPTDGSLRSVVETLAWVHDFGKATTYFQEYLLEDSEADPPMLRHHAPIGSFAAYHALDTQGFDTETCLAGFVAVAKHHGRLPNVAEYVVDRTHRRDGDSRQNSVEKRQTVVLKQIGDIHDTVPDLAETVFENATGGSGGWESFVRSYQSGSLLSEIEETVGTQTAGRGVDPDALSSSCYGLVLQCWSALVLADKTSAAGAANESETYAPSQPGFETISDYIEDLEAGVDADKAGTKTERLNYHRSDARKNVLDNVASFAESGGGVATLTLPTGMGKTLTGLSAAFALRDALGGNRVVYGLPFTSIIDQVVDEIQEIYETDTAGRLLTAHHHLSETTIRDTDDQSADDADRNDDVAGMLGESWRAGVTVTTFVQLFESLAGPQNRQSMKLPALRDAVVVLDEPQSLPLDWWKLVPRLVDVLTEQYNATVIAMTATQPRLFEDEFELVDDPDRYFEVVRRVSYELDDSTERYIESQSEPKSYAAAANELRAAVESGQTTLAVCNTIDSARELTEQVGDGSFVDVGRLYDDELQEAGSADDVDPVELAKRVAATDDNALLHLSTRLRPADRLTLIETAKALTERGHPTLAISTQLVEAGVDISFDRVFRDLAPIDSIVQAAGRCNRSFEREQGVVTVWWLDVPDEQSKTPAEAVYNRGTTLLPTVADTLRQIRDESGSLSETDVARRGVEWYFERLREDKDVGKQTYADWVDDAKAKELGTISLIDEQLSAEIVVTRTPAERERAEAIRNAQRNFEFETLGQLVDETKPLRISVPYYSEDSETADAITDLPPLVEDEGIYELDVQQNPSHFDRTTGFVVPEASVDHQFL; from the coding sequence ATGGCGGAACGGTATTCCCATCCGCCCGAGGGCGGGCGGGAGGGGGTCGCACTCGAAGTCCACCTCGCCGACGTCGCCGACCGGGTGGCACACGTCGTCCCTGACGATGCGACGACTCCGACGGACGGATCACTGCGGTCTGTCGTCGAAACGCTGGCCTGGGTTCACGACTTCGGGAAAGCGACGACCTACTTCCAGGAGTACCTCCTCGAAGACAGTGAGGCTGACCCGCCTATGTTACGGCATCACGCTCCGATCGGGTCGTTCGCGGCATACCATGCCCTCGATACGCAGGGGTTCGATACCGAAACGTGTCTGGCAGGCTTCGTCGCCGTGGCGAAACATCACGGCAGACTCCCGAACGTCGCGGAGTACGTCGTCGATCGAACACACCGACGAGACGGTGATTCGAGACAGAATAGCGTCGAAAAGCGTCAGACGGTGGTCCTCAAACAGATCGGGGACATCCACGACACTGTCCCGGACCTCGCGGAGACGGTGTTCGAGAACGCGACTGGTGGTTCCGGGGGCTGGGAATCGTTCGTGCGAAGCTATCAGTCGGGGTCGCTGCTGAGTGAGATCGAGGAGACGGTGGGAACGCAGACGGCCGGTCGCGGCGTCGATCCGGATGCACTCTCCTCGTCGTGCTACGGGCTCGTCTTGCAGTGCTGGAGTGCACTCGTGCTCGCGGACAAAACCAGTGCCGCCGGTGCGGCAAACGAATCGGAGACGTACGCACCCAGTCAACCGGGATTCGAGACGATTTCCGATTATATCGAGGATCTGGAGGCAGGTGTCGATGCCGACAAGGCCGGGACGAAAACCGAGCGCCTGAACTACCATCGATCGGACGCCCGGAAAAATGTGCTCGACAACGTGGCGTCGTTCGCCGAGAGTGGTGGCGGCGTCGCGACGCTCACGCTCCCGACGGGGATGGGCAAGACGCTGACCGGATTGTCGGCCGCTTTCGCACTCAGAGACGCCCTCGGTGGCAATCGCGTGGTGTATGGCCTTCCGTTCACGAGCATCATCGATCAGGTCGTCGACGAAATCCAGGAAATCTACGAGACAGATACTGCAGGCCGGCTCCTTACTGCGCACCATCACCTCTCCGAAACGACAATTCGTGATACGGACGACCAGTCTGCCGACGATGCTGATCGGAACGACGACGTCGCAGGGATGCTGGGTGAAAGCTGGCGGGCGGGCGTGACAGTCACGACGTTCGTCCAGTTGTTCGAGAGCCTGGCCGGACCGCAAAACAGGCAGTCGATGAAACTCCCTGCCCTCCGTGACGCCGTCGTGGTTCTCGATGAACCACAGAGCCTCCCGCTGGACTGGTGGAAACTCGTCCCTCGACTTGTGGACGTGCTTACCGAGCAATACAACGCGACGGTTATCGCGATGACTGCCACCCAGCCACGACTGTTCGAGGACGAATTCGAACTCGTGGACGACCCGGACCGATATTTCGAAGTCGTCCGTCGCGTTTCCTACGAACTCGACGATTCGACCGAGCGCTACATCGAGTCTCAGAGCGAGCCAAAATCTTACGCGGCGGCCGCCAACGAACTCCGTGCGGCTGTTGAATCGGGACAGACAACGCTCGCTGTCTGCAACACTATCGACAGTGCGAGAGAACTCACAGAGCAAGTCGGCGACGGTAGTTTTGTCGACGTTGGTCGTCTTTACGACGACGAACTACAGGAAGCAGGGTCAGCTGACGACGTTGATCCTGTCGAACTCGCGAAGCGCGTTGCAGCGACCGACGACAATGCACTCCTTCACCTGTCGACTCGACTTCGGCCTGCGGATCGGCTCACGTTGATCGAGACGGCGAAAGCGCTCACCGAACGGGGCCATCCGACGCTCGCGATCTCGACGCAACTCGTCGAGGCCGGCGTCGACATCAGCTTCGATCGTGTGTTTCGCGACCTCGCTCCGATCGACAGTATCGTTCAGGCAGCCGGGCGGTGTAACCGTTCCTTCGAGCGCGAACAGGGAGTCGTCACTGTCTGGTGGCTCGACGTGCCCGACGAGCAGTCGAAGACGCCGGCAGAAGCCGTGTACAATCGCGGGACGACGCTGCTTCCTACTGTCGCAGACACGCTCCGACAGATCCGGGACGAATCCGGATCGCTTTCCGAGACTGACGTAGCTCGAAGGGGCGTAGAGTGGTATTTCGAACGGCTGCGAGAAGACAAGGATGTCGGGAAGCAAACGTATGCCGACTGGGTTGACGACGCGAAAGCGAAAGAACTCGGGACCATTTCGCTCATCGACGAACAGCTTTCGGCAGAGATCGTCGTTACCCGAACGCCTGCTGAACGGGAGCGGGCGGAAGCGATACGGAACGCTCAACGCAACTTCGAATTCGAGACGCTTGGCCAGTTGGTCGACGAGACGAAGCCGCTGCGTATTTCTGTCCCGTATTACTCCGAGGATAGCGAAACCGCCGATGCCATCACGGATCTTCCGCCACTCGTCGAAGACGAAGGCATATATGAACTCGACGTGCAGCAGAATCCGTCACACTTCGACCGAACGACGGGCTTCGTCGTTCCCGAGGCGAGCGTCGATCACCAGTTCCTATGA